In Acidobacteriota bacterium, a genomic segment contains:
- a CDS encoding PQQ-binding-like beta-propeller repeat protein — protein sequence MRILFGVIIVMIGIPGAAYSDNWPQWRGASGNGVSNETGLPTRWGKDEVAWKAPLKGLGVSSPIAWGDRVFVTSQLGQAELRPGSHPTLARGPEAAAEKPMGKGAATTEKQLYFLVEAFRRSDGSRLWEYRVAAEGKLAPLHQKHNLASPSPVTDGDLVYAWFGNGQLVAVNMEGKLVWQRHLGKEYSPFEIEWGHGSSPALYRDMLILLCDHIPASHLLALDKKTGKEKWKVDRGKGVRSYSTPTVVRGPGGDELIVNASERIDAYDPATGKHLWYTGEPNRFPIPVPSSENGVMYASRGYRSGPFMAIRLGGKGDISGTHVQWLVPTGAPYVSSLVLYQGLIYMANDAGVATCIDAKTGEKVWQSRMEGIFSASPVAGDGKVYLLSETGETIVLKAGREFQVMARNDLGERLVASPAISNGQLFIRTDAYLFCIGKKSSGPAR from the coding sequence ATGCGCATTCTGTTCGGCGTAATAATCGTGATGATTGGCATTCCCGGCGCGGCCTATTCGGACAACTGGCCGCAGTGGAGAGGCGCTTCCGGGAACGGAGTCTCGAATGAGACCGGTCTGCCGACTCGTTGGGGCAAGGATGAAGTCGCGTGGAAGGCTCCGCTGAAAGGACTCGGCGTCTCGTCACCAATCGCCTGGGGCGATCGGGTGTTCGTCACCTCTCAATTGGGCCAGGCAGAGTTGCGCCCCGGATCGCATCCCACTCTCGCTCGAGGCCCGGAAGCGGCGGCGGAAAAGCCTATGGGTAAGGGTGCGGCGACGACAGAGAAGCAACTCTACTTCCTGGTTGAAGCCTTTCGCAGATCCGACGGCAGCCGTCTGTGGGAGTATCGGGTGGCCGCGGAAGGAAAGCTCGCGCCTCTCCACCAGAAGCACAACCTGGCGAGTCCAAGCCCTGTCACCGATGGCGATCTGGTTTATGCCTGGTTCGGGAACGGTCAGCTTGTCGCCGTGAATATGGAGGGCAAGCTCGTTTGGCAGCGCCACCTTGGAAAGGAGTACTCGCCGTTCGAGATCGAATGGGGACACGGAAGCTCACCCGCACTCTACCGGGACATGTTGATCCTGCTCTGCGACCACATTCCTGCGTCGCACTTGCTGGCTCTGGATAAGAAGACGGGAAAGGAAAAGTGGAAGGTGGATCGCGGCAAGGGCGTCCGGTCCTACAGCACGCCCACGGTAGTTCGCGGTCCAGGCGGCGATGAGCTGATCGTAAATGCCAGCGAGCGAATCGACGCTTATGATCCCGCGACCGGCAAACATCTCTGGTACACCGGCGAGCCCAATCGATTTCCGATTCCGGTGCCGTCGTCCGAGAACGGTGTGATGTATGCGAGCCGCGGCTATCGAAGCGGCCCCTTCATGGCAATCCGGCTCGGCGGCAAGGGCGACATATCGGGCACGCACGTCCAATGGCTCGTACCAACGGGTGCACCCTACGTGTCGTCGCTTGTGCTGTATCAAGGCCTGATCTACATGGCCAACGACGCCGGAGTTGCAACCTGCATCGACGCAAAGACCGGAGAGAAGGTTTGGCAGTCACGGATGGAGGGAATATTCAGTGCTTCACCGGTCGCCGGCGATGGAAAGGTCTACCTGTTAAGCGAAACAGGAGAGACGATCGTGTTAAAGGCGGGGCGAGAGTTCCAGGTTATGGCGCGCAATGATCTGGGGGAGCGACTGGTGGCGTCACCGGCTATCTCAAACGGACAGCTCTTCATTCGAACCGATGCGTATCTTTTTTGTATTGGTAAGAAATCCTCGGGTCCGGCGCGATAG
- a CDS encoding DUF433 domain-containing protein: MDYTSIITIEPDKRSGKPCIRGTRMTVTDVLEYLAGGMSPEEIVAEFPDLTLDDIRACLAFAADRE; the protein is encoded by the coding sequence ATGGATTACACATCGATCATCACCATTGAGCCGGACAAGCGAAGCGGCAAACCATGCATTCGTGGCACTCGGATGACGGTTACGGATGTGCTGGAATACCTTGCGGGTGGAATGTCTCCAGAAGAGATCGTCGCTGAATTCCCCGACCTAACGCTCGATGACATTCGCGCGTGTCTCGCCTTTGCCGCCGATCGAGAATGA
- a CDS encoding DUF2470 domain-containing protein, with translation MSHQALTARRLLNHQSVGVLSTHSIDVEGYPFGSIAPYSLDYDGEPAILISDIAQHTRNIKQNNKVSLTVFDPHADDQQASSRLTWIGDAESIDPSETDIRDRYLRYFPSAESYFEAHDFSFYRIRLRRARFIGGFGQIFWIEPDAMLVKNPFRETERGIVEHMNRDHSKALFHYCKMSGQADVEAVTMTGIDSEGFDLLADKRKLRIDFDSPIHTTEEARARLVQLARM, from the coding sequence ATGTCACACCAGGCACTTACCGCGAGGCGACTGCTGAACCACCAGAGCGTCGGCGTGCTGTCCACTCATTCGATCGATGTCGAAGGATACCCCTTCGGCTCGATAGCTCCATATTCTCTCGATTATGACGGCGAGCCAGCCATTCTCATCAGTGACATCGCTCAGCATACGCGCAATATCAAACAGAACAACAAGGTGTCGCTGACTGTTTTTGATCCGCACGCCGATGACCAACAGGCAAGCAGCCGCCTGACATGGATAGGAGATGCTGAGTCGATCGATCCATCTGAGACAGACATACGCGATCGCTACCTGCGTTATTTTCCTTCAGCAGAATCATACTTCGAGGCGCATGACTTTTCGTTCTATCGAATTCGTCTGCGGAGAGCGCGCTTCATCGGCGGGTTTGGACAGATATTCTGGATCGAGCCGGACGCTATGCTCGTCAAGAATCCATTCCGTGAGACCGAGCGCGGGATTGTCGAGCATATGAATCGTGATCACAGTAAAGCCTTGTTTCACTACTGCAAAATGTCAGGACAGGCTGATGTGGAAGCCGTAACAATGACGGGGATCGATAGCGAAGGATTTGATCTCTTAGCTGACAAGCGCAAATTGCGAATAGATTTCGACTCGCCTATCCACACAACCGAAGAGGCGCGAGCCAGGTTGGTGCAACTAGCCAGGATGTAG